One segment of Pantoea sp. Lij88 DNA contains the following:
- the nuoN gene encoding NADH-quinone oxidoreductase subunit NuoN, translating to MTITPHQLIALLPLLIVGLTVVVVMLSIAWRRNHFVNATLTVVGLNLALLSLYFVGQVGAMDVTPLLRVDGYSMFYTALVMLASLATCTFAYPWLAGYPDNKDEFYLLVLIAALGGIVLASANHLASLFIGIELLSLPLFGLIGYAFRQKRSLEAALKYTILSAAASSFLLFGIALIYADSGNLSFVALGQSLTDSMIHEPLLLVGLGMMIIGLGFKLSLVPFHLWTPDVYQGAPAPVSTFLATASKIAIFGVIMRLFMYAPVTDSEAVRTVLAMIAFVSILFGNLMAISQSNIKRLLGYSSIAHLGYLLVALIAVKDHQLSLETSGVYLAGYLFSSLGAFGVVSLMSSPYRGPDADSLYSYRGLFWHRPILSAVMTVMMLSLAGIPMTLGFIGKFYVIASGVSAHLWWLTGAVVAGSAIGLYYYLRVTVSLYLSPPELHTRDTPANWAFTAGGVVVLISAILVLLLGVYPQPLIRLVQMAQPLM from the coding sequence ATGACAATAACTCCTCACCAATTGATTGCGTTGCTACCGCTGTTAATCGTCGGATTGACGGTGGTGGTTGTGATGCTGTCCATTGCCTGGCGACGCAACCACTTCGTTAACGCCACGCTAACGGTAGTTGGCCTGAACCTGGCGCTGCTCTCGCTCTACTTTGTCGGTCAGGTGGGGGCGATGGATGTCACGCCGCTGCTGCGCGTCGATGGCTATTCGATGTTCTATACCGCGCTGGTGATGCTGGCGAGCCTGGCGACCTGTACCTTTGCCTATCCATGGCTGGCGGGTTACCCGGACAACAAAGATGAGTTCTACCTGCTGGTGCTGATTGCGGCGCTGGGTGGCATCGTGCTGGCCAGTGCAAACCATCTGGCCTCGCTGTTCATCGGCATTGAGCTACTGTCGCTGCCGCTGTTTGGTCTGATTGGCTACGCTTTCCGTCAGAAACGTTCGCTGGAAGCGGCGCTGAAATACACCATTCTTTCCGCAGCGGCCTCATCGTTCCTGCTGTTTGGTATCGCGCTAATCTACGCCGACTCCGGTAACCTGAGCTTCGTTGCGCTGGGTCAGAGCCTGACTGACAGCATGATCCACGAGCCACTGCTGCTGGTGGGTCTGGGCATGATGATTATCGGTCTGGGCTTCAAGCTCTCACTGGTTCCGTTCCACCTCTGGACCCCCGATGTTTATCAGGGTGCGCCTGCGCCGGTTTCAACCTTCCTGGCGACCGCCAGCAAGATTGCGATCTTCGGTGTCATCATGCGTCTGTTCATGTATGCGCCGGTGACTGACAGCGAAGCGGTGCGAACCGTGCTGGCCATGATCGCCTTTGTGTCGATTCTGTTCGGTAACCTGATGGCGATTTCGCAGAGCAACATCAAGCGTCTGCTGGGTTACTCCTCTATCGCCCACCTCGGTTATCTGCTGGTGGCGCTGATTGCGGTGAAAGATCATCAGCTGTCGCTGGAAACCTCCGGTGTTTACCTGGCAGGTTATCTGTTCAGCAGCCTGGGTGCCTTTGGTGTGGTGAGTCTGATGTCCAGCCCGTATCGTGGCCCGGATGCCGATTCGCTCTACTCTTATCGCGGTCTGTTCTGGCATCGTCCTATCCTGTCAGCCGTGATGACGGTGATGATGCTGTCGCTGGCGGGTATTCCGATGACGCTGGGCTTTATCGGTAAATTCTACGTGATCGCTTCAGGTGTGAGTGCGCACCTGTGGTGGCTGACCGGTGCAGTGGTCGCGGGTAGTGCGATTGGCCTCTACTACTATCTGCGCGTGACGGTAAGTCTTTACCTCAGCCCGCCGGAACTGCATACCCGTGATACCCCGGCGAACTGGGCATTTACGGCCGGTGGTGTGGTGGTTCTGATCTCTGCCATTCTGGTGCTGCTGTTAGGGGTTTACCCGCAGCCGCTCATCAGACTGGTGCAGATGGCTCAGCCACTGATGTAA
- the nuoM gene encoding NADH-quinone oxidoreductase subunit M: MLLPWLIIIPFVGGLICWLTERLGAKVPRWIALITMGLTLALSLQLWLQGGYSLTQAAGIPQWQSSFSVPWIPRFGISFHLAIDGLSLLMVVLTGLLGLMAVLCSWNEISKYQGFFHLNLMWILGGVIGVFLSIDLFLFFFFWEMMLVPMYFLIALWGHKASDGKTRISAATKFFIYTQASGLVMLIAILGLVFVHYNATGVWTFNYEQLLQTPMSSGVEYLLMLGFFIAFAVKMPVVPLHGWLPDAHSQAPTAGSVDLAGILLKTAAYGLLRFSLPLFPNASAEFAPIAMWLGIIGIFYGAWMAFSQTDIKRLIAYTSISHMGFVLIAIYTGSQLALQGAVIQMIAHGLSAAALFILCGQLYERLHTRDMRQMGGLWSRIKWIPGLSLFFAVANLGMPGTGNFVGEFMILTGSFQVVPMIIIIATFGLVFASIYSLVMMQRAYYGEAKSKDPLPGMSPREFMTIGVLVVLLVLLGVYPQPILDTSHAAMSNIQQWFTASISTTRP; this comes from the coding sequence GTGTTATTACCTTGGCTAATTATCATACCCTTCGTCGGCGGTCTGATCTGCTGGCTCACTGAGCGCCTTGGCGCGAAGGTGCCACGCTGGATCGCGCTGATCACCATGGGGCTGACGTTGGCGCTTTCGCTGCAACTCTGGTTGCAGGGAGGCTATTCACTGACGCAGGCAGCGGGCATTCCGCAGTGGCAGTCAAGTTTCTCCGTTCCGTGGATCCCACGCTTCGGCATCAGCTTCCATTTAGCCATCGATGGCCTCTCGCTGCTGATGGTGGTGCTGACCGGCCTGCTCGGTCTGATGGCGGTGCTCTGTTCATGGAATGAGATCTCAAAGTATCAGGGCTTCTTCCATCTGAACCTGATGTGGATCCTGGGCGGCGTAATCGGTGTGTTCCTCTCCATCGATCTGTTCCTGTTCTTCTTCTTCTGGGAAATGATGCTGGTGCCGATGTACTTCCTCATCGCGCTCTGGGGTCATAAAGCATCGGACGGTAAAACCCGTATTTCCGCCGCGACCAAATTCTTCATCTATACCCAGGCTTCGGGTCTGGTGATGCTGATTGCGATTCTGGGCCTGGTGTTTGTTCACTACAACGCGACCGGCGTGTGGACATTCAACTACGAACAGCTGCTGCAGACGCCAATGTCGAGCGGTGTTGAATATCTGCTGATGCTGGGCTTCTTTATCGCCTTTGCGGTGAAGATGCCGGTAGTACCGTTGCACGGCTGGCTGCCGGATGCGCACAGTCAGGCGCCAACAGCCGGTTCTGTTGACCTGGCGGGTATCCTGCTGAAAACCGCGGCGTACGGCTTACTGCGTTTCAGTCTGCCGCTGTTCCCGAACGCGTCGGCCGAGTTTGCGCCAATCGCCATGTGGTTAGGCATCATCGGTATCTTCTACGGTGCGTGGATGGCCTTCTCGCAGACCGACATCAAGCGTCTGATTGCTTACACCTCGATTTCGCACATGGGCTTTGTACTGATTGCCATCTACACCGGCAGCCAGCTGGCGCTGCAGGGTGCGGTGATCCAGATGATTGCGCACGGTCTGTCTGCTGCTGCACTCTTCATTCTGTGTGGTCAGCTGTATGAGCGTCTGCATACCCGTGATATGCGTCAGATGGGCGGCCTGTGGTCGCGCATCAAATGGATTCCGGGTCTGTCGCTCTTCTTTGCTGTTGCCAACCTCGGTATGCCGGGCACCGGTAACTTCGTCGGCGAATTTATGATTCTGACCGGCAGCTTCCAGGTGGTGCCGATGATTATCATCATCGCAACCTTTGGTCTGGTGTTCGCCTCGATTTACTCGCTGGTGATGATGCAGCGCGCTTACTATGGCGAAGCGAAATCGAAAGATCCGCTGCCAGGCATGTCACCGCGTGAGTTTATGACCATCGGTGTTCTGGTGGTGCTGCTGGTGCTGCTGGGCGTCTATCCACAGCCGATTCTGGATACTTCGCACGCTGCCATGAGCAATATTCAGCAGTGGTTTACCGCTTCAATTTCAACTACAAGGCCGTAA
- a CDS encoding glucan biosynthesis protein, with the protein MNRRMFMKASMAFSAVSGMTGLSTLFAQSAWAEDGIADGTAVRFDFDVLKKNAAALAKKPWGGAPGALPETLATLTPQAYNEIQYDANHSLWNNLPDRQLDVQFFHVGMGFKRRIRMFSVDGESRQAREIHFRPELFNYNNAKVDTKQLEGKTDLGFAGFRAFKKPELARRDIVSFLGASYFRAVDDTYQYGLSARGVAINTFSNGQEEFPDFTAFWFETPKAEDTTFTCYALLDGASVTGAYKFIIHCEEKRVVMEVENHLFARKEIRQIGISPMTSMFSCGTNERRMCNTYHPQIHDSDRLAMWTGKGEWIARPLNNPQRLQFNAYEDENPRGFGLLQLNHDFKDYQDVIGWYDKRPSLWVEPVGKWGKGAINLMEIPTTGETLDNVVCFWQPAEPVKAGSELNFSYKLYWSGLPPVRSGLARVDATRTGIGGFPEGWAPGEHFPETWCRRFAIDFIGGDLQAAAPKGIEPVITVSSGSVKQVEILYVDPLQGYRILFDWYPNSDSTQPVEMRLFLRSKDETLSETWLYQYFPPAPDQRKYVDDRQMTVG; encoded by the coding sequence ATGAATCGAAGAATGTTTATGAAAGCGTCAATGGCCTTCTCTGCCGTCAGCGGCATGACCGGCCTGTCAACGCTGTTTGCGCAATCCGCATGGGCAGAAGATGGCATTGCTGACGGAACCGCCGTACGCTTCGATTTCGACGTATTGAAGAAAAACGCGGCTGCGCTGGCGAAGAAACCCTGGGGCGGTGCACCAGGCGCGCTGCCGGAGACGCTGGCCACACTGACCCCGCAGGCGTACAACGAAATTCAGTATGACGCCAACCACTCACTCTGGAACAACCTGCCCGATCGTCAGCTTGACGTGCAGTTCTTCCATGTTGGTATGGGCTTTAAGCGGCGCATCCGCATGTTCTCTGTTGATGGCGAGAGCCGCCAGGCGCGCGAAATTCACTTCCGCCCCGAGCTGTTCAACTACAACAACGCGAAGGTGGATACGAAGCAGCTGGAAGGCAAAACTGACCTCGGCTTCGCCGGTTTCCGCGCCTTTAAAAAACCGGAACTGGCCCGTCGCGATATCGTCTCGTTCCTGGGCGCAAGCTACTTCCGTGCGGTTGACGATACGTACCAGTATGGCCTCTCGGCGCGTGGCGTCGCAATCAACACCTTCAGCAATGGTCAGGAAGAGTTTCCGGATTTCACCGCCTTCTGGTTTGAAACGCCAAAAGCGGAAGACACAACCTTTACCTGTTACGCCCTGCTGGATGGTGCCAGCGTCACCGGTGCCTATAAGTTCATCATCCACTGCGAAGAGAAACGCGTGGTGATGGAGGTGGAGAACCACCTGTTCGCGCGGAAAGAGATCCGTCAGATCGGCATCTCGCCAATGACCAGCATGTTCAGCTGCGGCACCAATGAGCGCCGCATGTGCAACACCTACCATCCGCAAATCCATGACTCCGATCGTCTGGCAATGTGGACCGGTAAAGGCGAATGGATTGCCCGCCCGCTGAATAACCCGCAGCGTCTGCAGTTCAACGCCTATGAAGATGAGAATCCGCGTGGCTTTGGCCTGCTGCAGTTGAATCATGACTTCAAAGATTATCAGGATGTGATTGGCTGGTATGACAAACGTCCGAGCCTGTGGGTTGAGCCGGTCGGCAAGTGGGGCAAAGGCGCAATTAACCTGATGGAGATCCCGACCACCGGCGAAACGCTGGATAACGTGGTCTGCTTCTGGCAACCGGCTGAACCGGTCAAAGCGGGCAGCGAGCTGAACTTCTCCTACAAGCTTTACTGGAGTGGTCTGCCGCCGGTCCGCAGCGGTCTGGCGCGCGTGGATGCCACCCGTACCGGTATCGGTGGTTTCCCGGAAGGCTGGGCGCCTGGCGAACACTTCCCGGAAACCTGGTGCCGCCGCTTCGCCATCGATTTTATTGGTGGTGATCTGCAGGCCGCTGCGCCGAAAGGCATTGAGCCGGTGATTACCGTTTCATCCGGTAGTGTGAAGCAGGTTGAGATTCTGTATGTCGATCCGCTCCAGGGTTACCGCATCCTGTTTGACTGGTATCCGAACAGCGATTCCACCCAGCCGGTGGAGATGCGTCTGTTCCTGCGTAGCAAGGATGAGACGCTGAGTGAAACCTGGCTTTATCAGTATTTCCCGCCTGCGCCGGATCAGCGCAAATATGTCGACGACCGTCAGATGACGGTGGGTTGA
- a CDS encoding nicotinamide mononucleotide deamidase-related protein YfaY, with protein sequence MIRVEMLSTGDEVLHGQIVDTNAAWLADILFQQGLPMTSRTTVGDSLASLIATLQARSHEADVLIVNGGLGPTSDDLSALAAARACGVELAMQQDWLEQMEAWFASRGRVMAASNRKQAEIPANAELIDNPVGTACGFALQLNRCWMFFTPGVPSEFKVMVEQQIIPRLKAKFSPPEPPICLRLTTFGRGESDIAAELEPLALPEGVVMGYRSSMPIIEIKLTGPASQRVAMEQVWQQVRLLLAECTLFEGTEGLPALLARELEQRGEQLAVSEQYTAGLLYWQLAAASVPLRGADILPARQETLEQQMTRTRDLAAQQQAALALSVGSLDQEEISIALHTPDASFGQRVKFSTGRHNLETRQKVVAMMAMNMLRRWLHGSEVSTGYGWIDVVETVRQ encoded by the coding sequence GTGATTAGAGTAGAGATGCTGTCAACCGGGGATGAGGTGCTGCATGGCCAAATCGTCGATACCAACGCAGCCTGGCTGGCGGACATACTGTTCCAGCAGGGCTTACCGATGACCAGCCGCACCACGGTAGGGGATTCACTGGCGTCGCTCATCGCCACGCTGCAGGCGCGCAGTCATGAAGCCGATGTGCTGATCGTCAATGGCGGGCTGGGGCCAACCAGTGACGATCTGAGTGCGCTGGCTGCGGCCCGCGCCTGTGGGGTTGAACTGGCGATGCAGCAGGACTGGCTGGAACAGATGGAAGCCTGGTTCGCCAGCCGCGGACGGGTAATGGCGGCCAGCAATCGCAAGCAGGCTGAAATCCCGGCCAATGCGGAGCTGATTGATAATCCGGTCGGAACCGCCTGTGGCTTTGCCCTGCAACTCAATCGCTGCTGGATGTTCTTCACGCCTGGCGTGCCGTCTGAATTTAAAGTGATGGTTGAGCAGCAGATCATCCCCCGCCTTAAAGCAAAATTCTCGCCGCCCGAGCCGCCGATTTGTCTTCGACTGACCACCTTTGGTCGCGGTGAAAGCGATATTGCCGCGGAACTGGAGCCGCTGGCGTTGCCGGAAGGCGTGGTGATGGGGTATCGCTCATCGATGCCGATTATCGAGATCAAACTCACCGGTCCGGCCAGCCAGCGGGTGGCGATGGAGCAGGTGTGGCAGCAGGTGCGTCTGCTGCTGGCAGAGTGCACCCTCTTTGAAGGCACGGAAGGATTACCGGCGTTGCTGGCACGTGAGCTGGAGCAGCGCGGTGAGCAACTGGCGGTCAGTGAGCAATACACCGCCGGGCTGCTTTACTGGCAACTGGCCGCCGCCAGCGTGCCGTTGCGTGGTGCTGACATCCTGCCAGCCCGACAGGAGACGCTGGAGCAGCAGATGACGCGCACCCGCGATCTGGCCGCGCAGCAGCAGGCAGCGCTGGCGCTCTCTGTTGGCAGCCTTGATCAGGAAGAGATTTCGATAGCGCTGCATACACCGGATGCCAGTTTTGGTCAGCGCGTGAAGTTCAGCACCGGTCGCCATAATCTGGAGACGCGGCAGAAGGTGGTGGCGATGATGGCGATGAACATGCTGCGTCGCTGGTTACACGGCAGCGAAGTGAGCACCGGTTACGGCTGGATTGATGTGGTTGAAACTGTCAGACAGTAA
- the nrdB gene encoding class Ia ribonucleoside-diphosphate reductase subunit beta, with protein MAYSTFSQNKNDQLKEPMFFGQSVNVARFDQQKYDIFEKLIEKQLSFFWRPEEVDVSRDRIDYQALPDHEKHIFISNLKYQTLLDSIQGRSPNVALLPLISIPELETWIETWAFSETIHSRSYTHIIRNIVNDPAVVFDDIVTNEQILARAQDISRYYDDLIEMTNYWHQLGEGTHKVNDKEVVVSLRALKKQLYICLMSVNALEAIRFYVSFACSFAFAERELMEGNAKIIKLIARDEALHLTGTQHMLNLLRSGEDDPEMKEIAAECREECFELFKKAALQEKEWAEYLFSGGSMIGLNKDILCQYIEYITNIRMQAVGLDLPFQTRSNPIPWINSWLVSDNVQVAPQEVEVSSYLVGQIDSEVGANDFDDFQL; from the coding sequence ATGGCTTACTCCACTTTCTCACAGAACAAAAATGATCAGCTGAAAGAGCCGATGTTTTTCGGTCAGTCCGTAAACGTGGCGCGCTTCGACCAGCAAAAATATGACATTTTTGAAAAGCTGATCGAAAAGCAGCTCTCCTTCTTCTGGCGTCCGGAAGAGGTTGATGTCTCCCGCGACCGTATCGACTATCAGGCGCTGCCGGATCACGAAAAGCATATCTTCATCAGCAACCTGAAGTATCAGACGCTGCTGGATTCAATTCAGGGTCGTAGCCCGAACGTCGCCCTGCTGCCGCTGATCTCGATTCCTGAGCTGGAAACCTGGATTGAAACCTGGGCGTTCTCCGAGACGATTCACTCCCGTTCTTACACCCATATCATCCGTAATATCGTTAACGATCCTGCGGTGGTGTTTGACGATATCGTCACCAATGAGCAGATTCTGGCGCGTGCCCAGGATATTTCACGCTATTACGACGATCTGATTGAGATGACCAACTACTGGCATCAGCTGGGCGAAGGCACTCATAAGGTCAACGATAAAGAGGTTGTCGTCAGCCTGCGTGCCCTGAAGAAGCAGCTCTATATCTGTCTGATGAGCGTCAATGCGCTTGAAGCGATCCGCTTCTATGTCAGCTTCGCCTGTTCATTCGCGTTCGCGGAGCGTGAACTGATGGAAGGTAACGCTAAAATCATTAAGCTGATCGCCCGCGATGAAGCGCTGCACCTGACCGGCACTCAGCACATGCTGAACCTGCTGCGCAGCGGTGAAGACGATCCGGAGATGAAAGAGATTGCGGCAGAGTGCCGTGAAGAGTGCTTTGAGCTGTTTAAGAAGGCGGCACTGCAGGAGAAAGAGTGGGCGGAATATCTGTTCAGCGGCGGTTCAATGATCGGCCTGAACAAAGACATTCTCTGCCAGTACATTGAGTACATCACCAATATCCGTATGCAGGCAGTTGGCCTTGATCTGCCCTTCCAGACTCGCTCTAACCCGATTCCATGGATCAACTCCTGGCTGGTGTCTGACAACGTGCAGGTTGCGCCACAGGAAGTAGAAGTGAGCTCCTATCTGGTAGGTCAGATCGATTCTGAAGTAGGCGCTAACGACTTCGACGACTTCCAGCTTTAA
- a CDS encoding GNAT family N-acetyltransferase, whose amino-acid sequence MNIDWQDKHHSELTAPELYALLALRSAVFVVEQQCAYLDVDGKDLQAENRHLLGMADDQLVAYARLITPEDETSPVKIGRVIVSDRVRGARLGNRLMEQAISSCQQHWPGRDMFLSAQAHLENFYGQHGFVAVGENYLEDGIPHVDMLKNAP is encoded by the coding sequence ATGAACATTGACTGGCAGGATAAACATCATAGTGAACTCACCGCTCCGGAACTCTATGCGCTGCTGGCGTTGCGCAGCGCCGTGTTCGTGGTCGAACAGCAGTGTGCTTACCTTGATGTGGATGGCAAAGATTTGCAGGCGGAAAACCGGCATCTGCTGGGCATGGCGGATGACCAGCTGGTGGCTTATGCGCGACTTATCACGCCAGAGGATGAGACCAGCCCGGTGAAGATCGGGCGGGTGATCGTGTCAGATCGGGTTCGCGGTGCGCGTCTGGGCAATCGTCTGATGGAGCAGGCGATCAGCAGTTGTCAGCAGCACTGGCCGGGCCGGGACATGTTTCTCTCCGCGCAGGCGCATCTGGAAAACTTCTATGGCCAGCATGGCTTTGTGGCGGTGGGGGAGAACTACCTGGAAGATGGCATCCCGCACGTCGATATGCTGAAGAACGCGCCATAA
- the yfaE gene encoding class I ribonucleotide reductase maintenance protein YfaE — protein sequence MSRDVVILRSSGARLECAEDHPNLLSLLEANNLCVEFQCREGYCGSCRMRLLKGEVHYPQRPLAFVQQDEILPCCCKAKGEIELEL from the coding sequence ATGAGCCGCGACGTTGTTATTCTGCGCAGTTCCGGCGCCCGGCTGGAGTGCGCAGAAGATCACCCCAATCTGCTGTCCCTTCTGGAAGCTAATAATCTCTGCGTGGAGTTTCAGTGCCGCGAAGGTTACTGCGGCTCCTGCCGGATGCGGCTGCTGAAAGGCGAAGTGCATTATCCACAGCGGCCGCTGGCCTTTGTGCAGCAGGATGAGATCCTGCCCTGCTGCTGCAAAGCCAAAGGCGAGATTGAGCTTGAGTTATAA
- the elaB gene encoding stress response protein ElaB, giving the protein MVNQTNQFESGLDDDIALLTETLEEVLKASGDPADQKYIELKSKAEQALNDVKSRVSQASDSYYYRAKQAAYRADDYVHEKPWQGVGIGATAGLVLGLLLARR; this is encoded by the coding sequence ATGGTAAATCAGACAAATCAATTCGAATCGGGCCTCGATGACGATATTGCGTTACTGACCGAAACCCTGGAAGAAGTGCTTAAGGCATCAGGCGATCCGGCCGATCAGAAGTACATTGAGCTTAAAAGCAAAGCCGAACAGGCGCTGAACGACGTGAAATCCCGTGTCAGCCAGGCGTCCGATAGCTACTACTATCGCGCTAAACAGGCGGCGTACCGTGCAGATGATTACGTGCACGAAAAACCGTGGCAGGGTGTCGGTATCGGCGCAACCGCCGGTCTGGTACTCGGTCTGCTGCTGGCGCGTCGTTAA